In one Oryzias latipes chromosome 13, ASM223467v1 genomic region, the following are encoded:
- the kiaa0100 gene encoding protein KIAA0100 homolog isoform X4 — MSLLLISFVVFLLVFVLLCIISRWLICSLAVRAFQAALNAELKIKSVGFFSVQGVSVHFHQHHTLEIDRIWISSKLLNQDLPRYLALCVGDTRIRFDLQAPVGPLLKTSHGKESRKISLSPKTLRFLSQLLSFHFSSINVMVLNLALSESLWHMTVTGITLLLDHQNKWLAWNLSLAQLSSKVLKSSQLDICLAEVALSLLLSGDMCLPEMKPGSLTLNVRTLTAELHEGLFLSHLLLPPAPLEKQDHDGSECENEEFVQTESVEWFHQLLPHHVSVEFDKTNITLSMHSQKKHLNWTLKSLRMCYAHDDEQHPLKSFTPELSFPQSSLEIVLDDGLLLSQSRQRILCVNSLKTSLQVTSLDISGSFIVNTCIIHYRHQEFAHWLNLFPWKRLIHRKAAHRRRRLPHLDAPVMISSSVSNVNVSVQLGDTTPFALGFISIDAELQHLLDLKVDKDSESQNLVLHQRAAVSLENFWWRVGQGSHIQQAPHPPGKHVWGEALVLDFLSLQGSLNRPHTETSCHAPSLSLESNLKGLQVELSETCALCLSRLLSLVHLPPDTEPQQPDAAVVSPAGGTTVQSSSSFSLLQLLFKLDCCLEDVNVFTLSNVAGAVSLRTDSFRILSSAESSRVSLQGLSLSLVKTLTENMETCCPASETLNPVVNLVAITVWYHITTHTLQVQCDGRLTVDWSPLDHMTFYQHLTEAQACCRMLCAEADGNKPGAPAGGDGGSGQAKALCVRLEMSSAHLTAHVGEQSYILLLIDELSASNHAGTVHVRTPSLIFNFDGNDIVSFNGLDVEAHAELTELQMHRETFSFLTTPHNRVWVFTCPSLSIEFPYQYNFSRTFDKAISVQKWLKSLHRPNRTSTAERLPPDLVFKVAQFSFVFLDDVFEIKLRDNYELMKDENKESAKRLHLLDKKVAELRRQHGELLPARKIEELYSSLEKKHIEIYIQRSRRLYVNTPMRKSLLTWTISDLEFVALADHSLHGPEKVMEQLRDLDGISPFPRDGLSLVIQWCRAVKFKLSAFLVRIRDYPRYLFEIRNWELSGRLLGTEQDGHPRAVRNETIPLGLPWGDVTVRRNVPPLKFYYDFRSTIQNYTIVWGPCWDPAWTLIGQSVDLLTKPTVDPSPPLTWWDKSRLLLHGRWFMDIEQANLHQLATEDPYNTTENLHWEWSRLNFDWTPGQFVFKGNLNVNVRTASKYDEICFLKLPNLCMTLDLQWLCHGNPHDHHAVMPCCAENIADVISGLPHDSYRAFRSENLNLSITMDLNHHSGTGPLLPRILLYSSTLRWMQNFWATWTSVSRPICRGKLFQSLKPVRRKLGQHYKQMSYTAAFPQLEVFYWASVAQQRGIQVECSKGNVFTRGTQRLISQAGTVMRRLISEWNVTQMVSELSQVTVHLMASAWDETAENQVNAQRKKTHLVSLSSLSYQRQSKRMDEEVSKDETNASYTHKLRLVDLRASWTTTNRNVAFGLYDGYKKASVLKRNLSTEALKGLKIDTQLQTKKLKRSPSYYSPTTTPTTPVVPTLTRAEKNQNEGTSMLQKLIEETDRFVVFSEEDSGVSDQLCGTAACQTDDVYNRNWFIELVNCQMMLRGTETAGCVLVSAAKAQLLQCEHHPAWYNDTLKQKTTWTCLLDCMQYFATMEPNPSEQMDKQLWLEVKNIEEHRQRNMDSVMELMEGGQAVGGMVSTTTDWNQPAQGNESQQVQRIISRCSCRMHYISYSHDINPELATQIKPPDLRNNHQKEDLLNKQAGAVDTFTLIHHDLEISTNPVQYAMILDIVNNLLLHVEPRRKEHSEKKQRVRFQLEISSNPEEQRSSILHLQEAVRQHLVQIRLLEKQIYSIVKAQLEDQPNDDLTELHNTLQNQLNQEKNDMQMKSEELNILIRCFKDFQLQRANKLELRKPPEDVSVVRRTEIYFAQARWCLTEEDGQLGIAELELQRFMYSKLNKSDDTAEHLLELGWFTMNNLLPNAAYKVVLRPQSTCQLGRQFALRIFSKVRPPVGGISVKEHFEVNVVPLTIQLMYQFFKRMMGFFFPGRNVEEEEYTDEEDKSRMVTTGIPVKQRSDDTMTPSKSVTQGLNRTAGVRKSFRKAPEHPVDDIDKMKERAAMNNSFIYIKIPQVPLCVSYKGEKSSVDWKDLNLVLPCLEYHNNTWTWLDFAMAVKRDSRKALVAQMIKEKLRLKPSSGSDLRGKVSEGKADNSLQQQEEDEKARLLIGLSSADKSSAKKSIFSRRK; from the exons ATGTCCCTCCTGCTCATATCTTTTGTCGTTTTTCTGCTCGTGTTTGTGCTGTTGTGCATAATTTCCAG ATGGCTCATCTGCAGCCTGGCTGTGCGAGCTTTCCAAGCTGCTCTGAATGCAGAACTAAAGATCAAATCAGTTGGGTTTTTCTCCGTCCAGGGCGTAAGCGTCCACTTCCACCAGCACCATACTTTG GAAATTGACAGGATATGGATTTCAAGTAAGCTTCTAAACCAAGATTTACC GAGATACCTGGCATTGTGTGTTGGCGACACCAGAATTAGATTTGACCTGCAAGCCCCTGTGGGACCTCTGTTGAAGACGAGTCACGGAAAGGAATCAAGAAAGATTTCCCTCAGTCCCAAAACACTACGCTTCCTGTCACAA CTGCTGTCATTCCACTTCAGCTCCATCAATGTGATGGTTCTGAACCTTGCCTTGTCAGAGTCTCTGTGGCACATGACGGTGACTGGAATTACCTTGTTGCTCGACCATCAAAACAAATG GTTGGCATGGAACCTTTCATTAGCCCAGTTAAGCAGCAAAGTGCTCAAGAGCAGTCAATTG GACATTTGTTTGGCAGAAGTGGCCCTTAGCCTGCTGCTTTCCGGAGATATGTGCCTCCCAGAGATGAAGCCAGGTTCTCTTACTCTGAATGTGAGGACGCTGACAGCCGAGCTGCACGaggggctgttcctcagtcaCCTCCTGCTGCCCCCCGCCCCTCTAGAGAAACAAGATCATGATGGATCTG aGTGTGAAAACGAGGAGTTCGTTCAGACTGAGTCTGTCGAATGGTTTCACCAACTGCTTCCTCACCACGTCAGCGTGGAATTCGACAAGACAAACATAACTCTGTCCATGCACAGCCAGAAGAA ACACCTGAACTGGACTTTGAAGTCTCTAAGAATGTGCTACGCACATGACGATGAGCAGCATCCCCTGAAAAGCTTCACTCCTGAGCTGAGTTTTCCACAGAGCAGCTTGGAGATTGTTCTTGATG ATGGTCTTCTCCTTTCTCAAAGCAGACAGCGAATTCTTTGTGTTAACAGTCTTAAGACGTCCCTTCAG GTTACATCCCTTGACATTTCGGGGTCATTTATAGTCAACACTTGCATCATTCACTACCGTCACCAGGAGTTTGCACACTGGTTGAacctgtttccatggaaacggcTAATTCACAGGAAGGCAGCGCACAGAAGAAG GCGCCTCCCCCATCTGGATGCTCCTGTGATGATCAGTTCCTCAGTGTCCAACGTGAACGTGTCTGTTCAGCTGGGAGACACCACGCCTTTCGCTCTGGGCTTCATATCTATTGATGCAG AGCTGCAGCATCTTCTCGACCTTAAAGTTGACAAAGACTCGGAGTCCCAGAATCTGGTTCTgcaccagagggcagcagtgtCCCTTGAAAACTTCTGGTGGAGAGTGGGTCAGGGCTCTCACATTCAGCAGGCCCCCCACCCTCCTGGTAAACATGTGTGGGGTGAAGCACTAGTTCTAGATTTCCTCAGTCTCCAG GGGAGTTTGAACCGACCCCACACGGAGACAAGTTGCCACGCTCCTAGTCTGAGCTTGGAATCGAACCTCAAGGGTCTTCAAGTGGAGCTTTCAGAAACGTGTGCACTGTGTCTCTCCCGCCTGCTCTCCCTGGTGCATCTCCCCCCTGACACAGAGCCTCAGCAGCCAGATGCAGCTGTTGTGTCTCCCGCTGGTGGCACAACGGTCCAGTCTTCTTCTTCCTTctcgctgctgcagctgctcttcAAACTGGACTGCTGTCTAGAGGATGTTAATGTGTTCACACTGTCAAATGTGGCAG gaGCTGTGTCTTTACGGACAGACTCTTTCAGAATCCTGAGTTCTGCCGAAAGCTCCCGAGTCTCTCTGCAGGGGTTGAGCTTGTCTCTGGTCAAGACGCTCACAGAGAACATGGAAACCTGCTGCCCTGCCTCTGAAACGCTCAACCCTGTCGTTAATCTTGTTGCCATAACTGTTTGGTATCACATCACCACACATACCTTACAG GTTCAGTGTGACGGCAGGCTTACGGTTGACTGGTCTCCACTGGACCACATGACCTTTTATCAGCACCTGACTGAAGCTCAGGCTTGTTGCCGTATGCTGTGCGCAGAAGCAGATGGGAATAAACCAGGGGCACCTGCGGGCGGCGACGGAGGGTCAGGTCAGGCGAAGGCCTTGTGCGTTCGTCTTGAAATGAGCTCCGCCCATTTAACAGCCCACGTCGGTGAGCAGAGCTACATTCTGCTGCTCATTGACGAGCTTTCAGCGTCAAACCATGCCGGGACGGTTCACGTGCGCACGCCTTCACTGATCTTCAACTTTGACGGCAACGACATCGTGTCCTTCAATGGCCTGGACGTGGAGGCGCACGCTGAGCTGACGGAGCTGCAGATGCACAGAGAGACCTTCTCCTTCCTCACCACTCCTCACAACCGTGTCTGGGTCTTCACATGTCCATCTCTTTCCATTGAGTTTCCCTACCAGTACAATTTCTCAAGGACCTTTGACAAGGCCATCAGTGTGCAGAAGTGGCTGAAGTCTCTCCACCGTCCCAATCGGACCTCCACGGCTGAACGTCTTCCTCCTGATCTTGTCTTTAAAGTCGCCCAATTTTCTTTCGTCTTCCTGGATGATGTGTTTGAAATCAAGCTGCGTGACAACTACGAGCTCATGAAGGACGAGAATAAGGAAAGTGCAAAGCGTCTGCACCTTTTGGATAAGAAGGTAGCAGAACTTCGCAGGCAGCATGGAGAACTTCTGCCTGCCAGAAAGATCGAGGAGCTTTACAGTTCTCTGGAGAAAAAGCACATAGAGATCTACATCCAGCGTTCACGACGCCTCTATGTAAACACTCCCATGAGGAAGTCGCTGCTGACCTGGACCATCTCTGACTTAGAGTTCGTAGCACTGGCTGATCATTCTCTTCATGGGCCAGAGAAAGTGATGGAGCAGCTCAGAGACCTTGATGGGATCAGTCCTTTCCCCCGGGACGGACTTTCTCTGGTGATCCAATGGTGCCGGGCTGTCAAATTTAAGCTGTCTGCATTTTTGG TGAGAATTCGAGACTATCCACGCTACCTCTTTGAGATCCGAAACTGGGAGCTGTCTGGACGTCTGTTGGGGACAGAGCAGGACGGACATCCAAGAGCTGTTCGCAATGAAACCATCCCTCTGGGCCTACCATGGGGAGATGTGACTGTCCGCAGAAATGTGCCACCACTCAAGTTCTACTACGATTTTAGAT CCACCATCCAAAATTACACCATCGTGTGGGGGCCGTGCTGGGACCCTGCTTGGACTCTGATCGGCCAGTCAGTTGACCTTCTGACAAAACCCACAGTTGACCCGTCTCCTCCGCTGACCTGGTGGGATAAAAGTCGTCTCCTGCTGCACGGCCGCTGGTTCATGGACATTGAACAGGCTAATCTTCATCAGTTGGCTACTGAA GATCCCTATAACACCACAGAAAATTTGCATTGGGAGTGGTCCAGGCTGAACTTTGACTGGACCCCTGGTCAGTTTGTTTTCAAAGGAAACCTGAACGTTAATGTTAGGACTGCATCAAA GTATGacgaaatctgttttttaaaactgccCAACCTCTGCATGACCCTTGACCTCCAGTGGCTCTGTCATGGCAACCCCCATGACCATCACGCTGTGATGCCCTGCTGTGCAGAGAACATTGCAGACGTGATTTCCGGTCTGCCTCATGACTCCTACAGAGCTTTCCGCTCTGAGAACCTCAACCTCTCCATCACCATGGACCtgaaccatcacagtggcacaG GGCCTTTGCTGCCTCGGATTTTGCTGTACAGTAGCACTCTGCGCTGGATGCAGAACTTCTGGGCCACCTGGACGAGTGTGTCTCGACCAATCTGCAGAGGAAAGCTCTTCCAAAGCCTGAAGCCGGTCCGCAGAAAGCTCGGTCAGCACTACAAACAGATGTCCTACACCGCCGCCTTCCCTCAGTTAGAG GTTTTCTACTGGGCTTCCGTCGCCCAGCAGAGAGGAATCCAGGTTGAGTGCAGCAAAGGGAACGTCTTTACTCGTGGAACACAGAGACTTATCTCGCAGG CTGGCACTGTGATGAGAAGGTTAATATCTGAGTGGAACGTGACTCAGATGGTGAGTGAACTCTCTCAGGTGACGGTTCATCTGATGGCGTCTGCCTGGGATGAAACGGCAGAAAACCAGGTGAACGCTCAGAGGAAGAAGACCCATCTCGTGAGCTTGTCATCTCTGAGCTACCAGCGACAGAGTAAACGAATGGATGAG gaGGTGTCAAAGGATGAAACAAATGCCTCCTACACTCACAAACTGCGCCTGGTGGACCTCCGTGCTTCCTGGACCACCACAAACAGAAACGTAGCTTTTGGGCTTTACGACGGATATAAAAAGGCTTCTGTGCTGAAGAGAAATCTCTCCACCGAAGCTTTGAAGGGTCTGAAGATCGACACTCAGCTGCAGACCAAGAAGCTCAAGCGCTCTCCATCCTACTACTCTCCAACCACTACTCCCACCACACCCGTTGTGCCCACTCTGACTCGAGCAGAAAAGAACCAAAACGAAG GAACATCAATGCTGCAGAAGCTGATTGAGGAAACCGATAGATTTGTGGTGTTTTCAGAAGAGGACTCCGGAGTGAGCGACCAGTTGTGCGGCACGGCAGCCTGTCAGACTGATGATGTTTATAACCGCAACTGGTTCATCGAGTTGGTCAACTGTCAG ATGATGCTCCGCGGTACGGAGACGGCAGGCTGCGTGCTGGTGTCTGCTGCCAAAGCTCAGCTGCTGCAATGTGAGCACCACCCTGCCTGGTACAATGACACCTTAAAGCAGAAGACCACCTGGACCTGTCTGCTGGACTGCATGCAATACTTTGCAACCATGGAGCCCAACCCGTCTGAACAAATGGACAAGCAGCTCTGGTTGGAA GTGAAAAACATAGAGGAGCACCGGCAGCGGAACATGGACTCCgtgatggagctgatggagGGCGGTCAGGCAGTGGGAGGAATGGTTAGCACCACTACAG ATTGGAACCAGCCTGCTCAGGGGAACGAGTCTCAGCAGGTTCAGCGGATCATCTCtcgctgcagctgcaggatgcACTACATCAGTTACAGCCACGACATCAACCCCGAGCTCGCCACCCAGATCAAACCTCCAGACTTGAGGAACAACCACCAGAAGGAGGACCTGCTCAACAAGCAGGCTG GGGCTGTGGACACTTTCACTCTGATACATCACGACCTGGAGATATCCACCAACCCCGTTCAGTATGCTATGATCCTTGACATCGTCAATAACCTGTTACTGCACGTGGAACCAAGGCGCAAG GAACACAGTGAGAAAAAGCAGCGTGTGCGTTTTCAACTGGAAATCTCTAGTAACCCGGAGGAGCAGCGCAGCAGCATCCTGCACCTGCAGGAGGCAGTCAGGCAGCACCTCGTTCAGATCAGACTCCTGGAGAAGCAGATTTACTCCATTGTTAAG GCTCAACTGGAGGATCAACCCAACGATGACCTGACAGAGCTCCACAACACACTCCAGAACCAGCTGaaccaggaaaaaaatgacatgcaGATGAAGAGCGAAGAGCTCAACATTCTCATCAG GTGCTTTAAGGATTTCCAGCTGCAGCGAGCCAACAAGCTGGAGCTGCGTAAGCCGCCAGAGGACGTTAGCGTGGTGCGGAGGACGGAGATCTACTTCGCTCAAGCTCGCTGGTGTCTGACGGAAGAGGATGGACAGCTTGGCATTGCTgagctggagctgcagaggtTTATGTACAGTAAG CTGAACAAATCAGACGACACAGCAGAGCATCTCCTGGAGCTTGGGTGGTTCACTATGAACAACCTTCTGCCAAACGCAGCTTACAAG GTTGTACTTCGCCCTCAGAGTACCTGCCAGTTGGGCCGCCAGTTTGCTTTGCGAATCTTTAGCAAAGTGCGACCTCCTGTGGGAGGCATCTCTGTGAAGGAGCATTTTGAG gtgAACGTGGTGCCTCTCACCATCCAGCTCATGTACCAGTTCTTCAAAAGAATGATGGGATTTTTCTTCCCAGGACGTAATGTTGAAGAGGAGGAGTACACTGATGAAGAAGACAAGTCTAGGATGGTTACTACGg GTATTCCCGTCAAGCAACGCTCAGATGACACTATGACTCCCAGCAAAAGTGTCACTCAAGGATTGAATCGCACTGCCGGTGTCCGCAAGTCGTTCAGGAAAGCTCCAGag CATCCAGTGGATGACATCGATAAGATGAAGGAGCGAGCTGCTATGAACAACTCCTTCATCTACATCAAGATTCCCCAAGTGCCTCTGTGTGTCAGCTACAAA GGAGAGAAGAGCAGTGTGGACTGGAAGGACTTGAACCTGGTCCTGCCTTGTTTGGAGTATCATAACAACACCTGGACGTGGCTCGACTTCGCCATGGCTGTGAAAAGAGACAGCCGGAAAGCGCTTGTAGCACAG ATGATCAAGGAGAAACTTCGCCTGAAGCCCTCGTCAGGCTCGGACCTGCGGGGAAAAGTGTCTGAAGGGAAGGCTGACAAcagcctgcagcagcaggaggaagatgaaaagGCGCGACTCCTCATCGGCCTCAGCTCTGCAGACAAGAGCTCCGCCAAAAAGAGCATCTTCAGTCGCCGCAAATGA